Proteins from a single region of Runella sp. SP2:
- the surE gene encoding 5'/3'-nucleotidase SurE, translating to MYSPKPLILVSNDDGITSLGIRTLVEVMQELGEVVVVAPDSPQSGMGHAITIGEPLRLHATPIFEGVKAYECSGTPADCVKLGKHYVLKDRTPDLVVSGINHGSNTSISVLYSGTMSAAIEGAIEGIPSIGFSLCDFASDADFSHVRSFVKQIASNVLANGLPKGVALNVNFPKKSEEALKGVRICRQTNGKWQEEFDKRKDPHGRSYFWLSGNFVNFDAGQEDTCEWALENNYVSVVPCQYDLTAYETMKLMQQWQF from the coding sequence ATGTATTCCCCAAAACCACTTATATTGGTCAGCAATGACGACGGTATTACCTCATTAGGAATCAGGACGTTAGTAGAAGTAATGCAAGAGCTAGGAGAAGTAGTGGTCGTAGCCCCCGATAGCCCTCAGTCGGGCATGGGACACGCCATCACCATTGGCGAACCTCTTCGGCTACACGCCACTCCTATTTTTGAAGGCGTAAAAGCCTACGAATGTAGCGGCACTCCTGCCGATTGTGTGAAACTAGGCAAGCACTACGTCCTTAAAGACCGTACTCCCGACCTAGTAGTAAGTGGTATCAATCACGGCTCTAACACGTCGATAAGTGTCTTGTACTCAGGGACAATGTCGGCGGCGATTGAAGGAGCCATCGAAGGAATTCCTTCGATTGGTTTTTCGCTTTGCGACTTTGCCTCTGACGCGGATTTTTCGCACGTTAGGTCGTTCGTAAAACAGATTGCCAGCAATGTTCTTGCCAACGGACTACCTAAAGGGGTAGCGCTCAACGTTAATTTTCCGAAAAAATCGGAGGAAGCATTGAAGGGAGTACGTATTTGTCGCCAAACGAACGGCAAATGGCAAGAAGAATTTGACAAAAGAAAAGACCCACACGGCCGTAGCTATTTTTGGCTATCAGGCAATTTCGTAAATTTCGACGCAGGTCAGGAAGATACGTGCGAGTGGGCACTAGAAAACAATTACGTATCGGTAGTTCCGTGCCAATATGATTTAACAGCCTACGAAACCATGAAGCTCATGCAGCAATGGCAATTCTAG